The Manis javanica isolate MJ-LG chromosome 13, MJ_LKY, whole genome shotgun sequence region TTTAACCTCTAATTTTAATATGAACCCAATCTcatttgtgtgtgagtgtatgtatgtgtatgcaggGCATAAAGTTTTATTTGACTTGGAAACTGtgtgaaaaaaagcaaatattaaatgcTTGTTTTCATCATTCTATACATTATATTAACTCTCAGGTATCTGTTCCGAAGAGGGGGGATATTTGAGAAAATTGTGCAAGTCACAGAACTTTCTGAAAATTAGAAATCATTAGTTGGTGAATTAAGATTATGACTCAACAGTAGAGTGCAAtagccagatttttttttaatttgcacagATAATCTTCAATTTGCTTAATTTATAAAGAGAGCTATAATATTGACTGAGTCTccaaaaacattaagaaaaagtctGACTTTTGGAATTAATAAAAACCAGAACAAAAATTGTTAGATGCAATCAAAAGTTTGATATTTTtgataatattatataattagaTATGTGGCTAttgttgaactttttttttaaagaggagcACTGAAATTTGTGGTGCCATTATTATTCCATTAGTATCATTACAAAAAACCATTTTTAGCAAAATATGTGTAAGTAACAATTTTCTAGAATACCTTATGAATAAATGTTCATTCCTGAAAAACAAATCAGGTAACAGATTATGTAACAATCTTTTGCTTCTTAAACTTTAAGTTATCAggactttatatttaaaatgtatctatGTCCCCTTTAGCTTCATTTATATCttgtgataaggaaaaattctgaaatgtcctataTTATGTGACATAAAGGCTGGAGAATGAGGGAGACAAGTGAAGGTCATCAGCCAATATCTGCAGGTGGTAGTAACCAGAACTCCATGTTCAATTtcccaatttataaaataaaaataataacaggaCATATTTCAGAAGTGAATTTACCATGAAGTAACTGAAGCCTAAATTCAGGGCCCTGGCTATGTGTTCATATGATTGGGTATTTTTATGAAATTTGGAAAATTGTGTACTTTATAAAATAGAGATatcaaacaaaattcaaccaagtaaactGAAGATCTAACTGGCTTTAGTAAGCACCCCCTTTAGCAGGGACAGAGATACTCCCAAGGACTATATAGAAAGGGAGAGATTTTTAAAGGCAGAACAATGAagtcataaacagaaaaaaaggattatttcTGGTGAATTCACCTTCATTTGGGAACAAAAGGGTCTTACTAGGTAGTTTacctcatcttcctttggggatggagagggtaCATATGACATTTTCTTATGGATGCTAACCAGAGAAGTCCTGAttacatttctgggggaggttaAAACTGCAGTTAGATTAGGTATGAAGCCCTGGTTTGGTGACCTGGCCAAGCAGAAGTGATCCCATGTTGGCCTCgcgtttttctttttaacccttCATATCCTACCAAAAttggtatttccctttttttACTGTGCAGGTTACACTGAAGATTAAATTAGGTAATACATGTAAAGCTAGAACATGGAAAACACTTGATTAATGTTCATTAACATTATCATCATCAACTATCATACGCaatttcttatgtttatttttctcattgttacATACAATTGTCTCATATCTTAAAATAGTATGAATTAGAGGTGTTTAAGAAAGAGCTTAGTATATTAATGGAGTTTTCTACTCATCAAATCCATTAAAAGAAATAGTATGAGACATATTAAGTCAAATGTTAGACTTACTGGTACAAACTTAAGAAGcagtatattttagaatttaatcaAGACCATGTGTGCATTTTGGTGAAAAATCTAAGACATTTATTCAGAGAACACTGTGATACTAGTATGTGCCAAGTAAACTTGTATAAGTGAGATTTCATGCACTTCTCAGATAGCTGTTGCAAGACAGGATGTGTAGATGGTTGAACCCACCAGCATTACACAAATCTTATCTGTACAGAATCATCCAAATATTCAGGGATTTAGTAATGGATACAGACCATGCCACTTTCTGAGTCAAAATTTCACCATTAGGGATATATGACACCTACTTTACATTTGCAATGTAAATCATATTCATAATATCTATTTCACTATTCATAATACAGATGCCATCATACCTTTTAATCATATACCTAGAAGTTACAGATATAAGCTATTACTATAAATTACAGTTAATCACACAAAGAATCACAAACATTATTGACTGGTGATTAAGCTCCACCTTTtgaattttgtctattttatttaaacaaaggaGTTTATACATGCACCAGTTATGAATAAAATTCACCAGGAAAATATGACTCGTATTTCAGAATCACAGTGCCATTTCCTGCTTCACGCTGTGCCCATTTAGTAAAACGGAATTGGTCACCATCTTCTTAGCATTGCTTTTCAGAGATGTCATACGCACTGCAGAAGAGCTGAGCAGGTAGCTGGTTGATCTCTCTTGATAGGACTTCCTCCCACAACAGAGTTGGCTGTTGAAATGCCTCCTGAAACTTTCACTAAGCAGATAAAGAGCAAATGGATTGACACAAGAATTGCAAAAGCTCAGAACCCTGGCGACTAAGGTGACAATCATGTGGCCTAGAGATGAGTCAATCTCGTTAtagttgaaagacctatacataTACAGGATATGATTTGGAAACCAACAAAAGATGAAGCAGCCCACAAAGACCAGGACAATTTTAGCCAGGCGTTTCCGTGTTTCCATCTGCAAATAAAGGGAAAGAGTCCCACTGTTTAAACAGAAAATGGAGCCAACCACATCATGGAATAAAGGAGTAAAACTTAGCATAACATAGTATTGCATAGAAAATGCatccaaaaatacaaaaacaattttTCTCAATAAAGTGATACCTTTAATGGTTTGATGAAGGCTATTATGGTCATTacactattttcattttaaaatatttgacagCTTATACAAGACTAGATgagaaattattaataaatggCTATGTCTTCATgttaaaactgatttaaaataattctcttatttttaactattttccttttgcttaaaGTCTTACTGTgttcattataaatataaatcatttgTTTGTATTAAATCCAATGAATTGATGAACCATGGAATGTATTCAAGTGTAGtggctttcttgtttttaatcacggtattttaaataggaaaaaccTATCTATTAAAATATGGCATGATTTTTTTAACCCttcctacatacacacacacacagaacttgAGATTTAAACTCCTTACCCACATAAATCAAAAGCATCTGACATAACTATCAATCCTTTAAAAATTAGTGTGTTAGgctacctttaaaaataaaaacatattttctttcttttcataaacTTGACAtacaatgtttactgttttataGGAAAGTCTTCGGGAAGGTGATagaataaattcaaatatttgaCATTAACTTTTTTGATCTGAAAATCATTTTCTAACATCTAAGGGTCCTACATTGAGTCGCCATTTGTCtaatttgtttaaatattcaaataaactaACATGACTGTGAAAACGTAATTTATCAAAAGATACTGCTACTAGGCAACACGATGTTCCCTGAGCTGAAAGTTTTGGTAGTCAACTAGAACATGCCAAAGAAACAGGAGAGTTTTATGACTGAAACAGATCTGACCATTGGGGGTAATGGTGCATGGTGACAGGGAGGAGCAAGCAAAGGTGCAAGGGAAGAGGGGTCCAGCCCAGGAAGCGGAGTGGGGTGCTCCAGTTGTATCCCGGGGGCATAGGTTAGGCAGCCTGGCAGCACTAAGGAGGCCAAATGTGAAGTTTATATTGCTGAGTGTGTCCACCCTAACAAGTGGAACATGGGTGGGAAAGTGTCATGACCATCTGTACTTGGAGATTCAAATGCACAGGCAGGCTGATGGCATTGACAGTTACTTCTCAGCTGATGCCAGGCCCAGTTACCCAGCCAGAGTTTATAAATCCCAACAGTCCCAATTAAACTAAGTCCCAATTAAAAACATGGCAGAACTGAGGCCATTAAGAAACAAGTAGAAGTGGGAGGATAAGAGAAATTCActtcagcaaaacaaaaattcaaataccCAAACCGAGATACACATTGGATCCCAGGGCTCTGAATAAAAGGATTGTATGTAAAGAAAAAGCACCTGGATGTTTTTGCTTCAGTGATATTATATATTCAGATAATAAATCTactcatttatctacaattaccttaatgattatttcatttgttaAGCCTTTAAAGAAGACCTGGGTCTGTGATGTTGACGGCCATCAATAAATAGAGGTTACCTCCATGCAAGAAACCTTGTCCAGATTCTGCTGTTGCCAAAATATGCAAAGCCCCAGCCTATGCCTTCATCTATAGCCCAGCAAATTGTAACGACCTACCATTCAACTTGCCTTCAAACTGGGGAAGAGTACCCATAACTTTCCTGTACCTACAGAACTCTTTGGAAGAAGTTCCTCACTAGGAGCACACAAATGTACAACTTGAAATTCTGTTCCACTGGAACACTGTTTCCATCTCCTTGTGGATTAACACCATAGGTTTTACCTGTAATTAGTACTatctttctttaaggaaaaaagagtGTATAAGGCGTGTGTGTAATTTTAAAACTAGTATGTAATTATTGTAGTAAAAGCTATAAAGGCAAGTTGACCAAGAACACATCAGCACCAGCCCACCCGTCCATACTGTCACTCATGTTGtctgccctctgttcccagggCCCCATTCCAGCATCCTTCCCACACCTCAACCCCAGATCCCAGGCAGTGTTCTACAGTCCTTTCCTGATGCATCCTTCTCCCAGATTTTCTGTCAAACTTAGTGGGCCAATGGGAGAAGAGACAATAGATAGTTCAATTTATGCTTAAAATGTGACCATTTTCTGGTTGATTATGTTCTTTGTATGAATATTTGCACATAAAATAACACCTGAAAAGACATGAACTTCGAGCTGCCCAGGCCCCGTTGGCAGAAAACTAGGCTCTCAGAGGGTCTTTCAGAGCTACGACTTGAGCCCAGGATCAGAGaaccccacccctccaccctggGCATCCCTTCTTGTTCAGGCTGCACACATCCCAGCGCCCGGACCCTGTTCTAATCCCATGGTATGGGGAACCCATGAGGCAGAGCACAGAACGCGCTCCTGTGCCTGACCTACGCACCCCGGCACACACACACCTATCCAGCTTACCTGTTTTTTGGTATGTTCGTTGTATTCTCCAGGGAGGTTATGTGCGCTTTTAATTAAGGTCTTTGCAATATGATAATAATAAACGCTAATAATAGCAAGCGGTATGAGGAAGTAGACCAAGAAGATGAGCACTGAGTGAATCTTCGGGTGTAATTCATCCGTCTGAGGGTAGGGTATACACGCTGTGAAGCTGCCGTTTTCCACGCCACCGACGGAGGCCACTTCCGAAAACACGGCTTCCGGAACTGCCAGCAGCACGGAGAGCACCCAGATACCCACCGCCTTGGCACAGGTGCACAGCGCCGCCCCGGACGTCTGCAGGTCCATGGGGTTTACAATGGCTCTGTACCTGGGAAGACAACGTCTCAAATTACTCtcttaagaaggaaaaagaggaaggggagaggggaaagagagacagacataGGAGGAGAGTTGGTGGAGGAGGAGCAAAGAGAGAAGaggagtgggtgggagaaaggaaggaagagaaggcgGGAGAAATCTTACTTGCTAAGAGAGAGGCACCAACACGCCATTAATCCCTAGCTGTCTGATGGTGCACGGATTACCTAACAACCCTGGGGTCGCACTGTCTACAAGTCATTCCACTGCCTATTAGCACAGAAGacaggatgagaaagaaaaatactgtgaatGGTCGTCTCCCAAATTGCGGTAATTTGCTTACCTCTTTCACGAGTTTTTTCTAAGTCTGCATATCCTACAAGAATCATcacattgaatatttttatttaaatacttttattttcaaaaaaatctgtCAATACTGTAATTGCCATAACATACAATaaccataaaatataaaacacccacaaaataatgttaaatacTACCCTGATACAACTTTTAGCCTCTGAGCATGAGTGTACCTGTTTCCCTAAGGTCATTAGTAGATCTTAGATACTAATCAAGACTTTCTCCATAATTCAGTCGTAAGAACTGAAAGTGGAATTGCACTGTGTCTTTATAGTTCACAGTTATTTAATGCAGAGACCTCATGAGATCCTCTCTCCTCCATGTAATGCCGTCATTGTGGCCAAGGAGCCACACCCACAACTCCAGGGCACAGTGGCTTAAGCAGTGCAGTCCTCCCATAGCTAACTGAATCATACACATAATGCAGACTAACCAAAACTGCATGTAAACCTCAAATTACTTGTATTTGTATCTGATGTATTTAAGTTATAGTGTACCTAGGGGGTTaacaaaatacagtaaaaagTGATTTTAGTCAGATAAATCTGAGCCATTACCTCATGTCTGATACCCTTTGGATAATCACTGaaggtcttttttttcctctgttagtGGAGATAAAACACCTCCCTCAAAGTTTTTTGATTAGAAAAACATGTGCACTGCACCTATTACAGTGCCTGGCAATTAGCGGATCCTAACCATGCCATTATCCTGTACTAACCACATCATGATCTTTACCTTCTCCTTATTTACACTtgattttaattctaaaaattcagaatatttcaAGCAAAATGTCAAGCAGTTGAGGTCTCCTTCTGAGGTTCTGTTAAGATGCTTGTCATTCCCCATGGGAGAGAGGAACAGCTCCCAGCCTCGATCCCACTCGGAGGGgggcctctcttcttccttccttccatcatgTCATTCCCACACTCTCAACAGAAGACTGACAATTCCACTGGGATCTAGAGGGTCTTCCCATGGAAAACAGGAAACATATAGAAATTAAAGTAGAGCAATAGCCAAGAGCCTCAATACCAAATAAAGTGTCACACAGGATGCGTTTCACCCAGACTTTGCACATGGCAGAGGTTAATAGGCATGGGTTCCCTTCTCTGATTCTGCTTAATTGCATGTTCTTAAACTGAAAAAATTGCAATCACTAACTAACATaagctatttttttctgtttcttttttgctttttatcacATAAATACATTCAAAGAagttggtttctttgttttttaaattggagAGCACTAAGATCCTATAAAGAGAAATAGGAGTACCTTGTTTCATCTCAGGTCCTGCTCCAGAGCTAAAACAAATTTCACATCATTACTTCCCCATGTCTAAGAAATGTACACTTCTGCCACTGTCTCTGAATTTAAATACTACAGACCTTAGCTCTTCATATCTTGTTATGCTAGTTGAAGATTTTCTCTCTTATGCCACCTTTTTCCCCCCATTCCCAACTTCCTGGTTTAGTAAGTTATATTAAGTGTTTATAAAATAGTTAAGGCATAATTATTATGACTGAACAGCTATCACTCACTGCAGAGTTAAATAGTATATTATGatgatgtttctttcttatgcaaGTCTCAGATTTTCTTAGAGTTGCtatttgagcattttttcatttgcatAATTATCCATGAACCTGaattaaattgttttctaaatgtgCTTGCACCACCTTCTTGAATAATTGGAGTCCTGGTGCTTGAACCTCAATTCTTCTTAGTTTTTCACTCTGCCAAACTAATCTCCACCTTCTTTTTGGCTTTAttgttaaagatattttatttgctttaacGTCCATTCTctcttctgaattttttatttctgttttcatattgTTAACTTCTAGAAGTCCTAGTTTTCAGTCATTCCTTGGCACAGCATCCTATTCTTATGTCATGGATGTATATTCTTGCTATGTATCTATGGAActaattaataaaatgtttagttttcttccctttcttgccTAGTTCCAAGTTTGGTTGGTTTGGTTTCTTTATGCCGGAATCGCTCCTCAGAAATTAGACATTTAATGCCTGCCAGTTTGTATTTAATACCAAAGAATCAAAAAGCTAATCATAAATTATTTTGTAcatggaggagggggagaaagaagTTTCAGGGGCTGGTGATTACTACAAATTGATCAATTAAGTAGCCTTCCTTGTAAGAGAGTCAGAAAGCTCAAAGAATATTCTGAACTTTCTTTCATGGGtttaaaaaggagaaggaaaacatgactcccccaccctcactcccacccATATCTAAGCACATACTAGTGCAGAGGCACTATAATAAGCATAATGTATGTTGGGGCAACTTCTATAAGAATGAAAGTTAGAACTTTCCCATCCTGATAAGGTTGTCATAGTAGAGTTTGCAACAGATCCTGCCTGACTTCTTGGTTTAGAGGAAGTAAGAAACCCATGGGTATGTAAGACATGGGTAGAGGAGGCCATTTCAACAAGGGATAATTCTTAGACACCTCATGTGGAAAAGGAAAACGGACCACATGAATCTTCTCCTAAATGAGTAAgatcctctcttttcctttgatGAAAAGGACATTACTGAAAATTCTATAAAGCTAGAAATTATTGTTTAAAACAGCAGGTTACTGAAGTGTCATTATTAGTACTAACACATAGCTTATAATTGTTGAAGAATAAGTTCATCACCAATCAATGTTTCATGTGCATCTTTCAAaggataaaaagtaaaacatagtGCAGATTCATATGGATGTGTCTAAACATGCTTCCTTCAACTGTTCATTAAAGTGTATGAATGAAACAGTCCCTTGGCACAAAAACTATCTCATTGAATTTAGTAGCATAATAGGTATGGGTGAAAAgttatgtttttttcccttcagacATTCTCATAAAAGTATCCCTAACTGAAAAGTAGGAAATAACCACCTAAAAAGGACTCAAGAGAACATAATCAccatttgtatataaatatcaatGACAAATATGCTTCTTCATTAATTCCTGTTCTGAATCTTGCTTATCACATCTGTGCATAGTCTAAATGTATGTAAAGGGATAATAAATGtattcatattataaaatatgtaa contains the following coding sequences:
- the NMBR gene encoding neuromedin-B receptor; this translates as MKTPGKETMPPKSLCNLSQPAGANRSSFVPGVSERDFLPAPDATTAELVIRCVIPSLYLLIITVGLLGNVLLVKIFITNSAMRSVPSIFISNLAAGDALLLLTCVPVDASRYFFDEWMFGKVGCKLIPVIQLTSVGVSVFTLTALSADRYRAIVNPMDLQTSGAALCTCAKAVGIWVLSVLLAVPEAVFSEVASVGGVENGSFTACIPYPQTDELHPKIHSVLIFLVYFLIPLAIISVYYYHIAKTLIKSAHNLPGEYNEHTKKQMETRKRLAKIVLVFVGCFIFCWFPNHILYMYRSFNYNEIDSSLGHMIVTLVARVLSFCNSCVNPFALYLLSESFRRHFNSQLCCGRKSYQERSTSYLLSSSAVRMTSLKSNAKKMVTNSVLLNGHSVKQEMAL